One region of Flavobacterium pisciphilum genomic DNA includes:
- a CDS encoding sensor histidine kinase → MNFNLIPESEIVAAIIFGCLSFILMGVVFVLFFYFSRKKIIKEQLEKKDLEIQYQKEQVQAVIITQEEERKRIAQDLHDDISSKLNVVSLNSYLLRASNLTEKEVIEITGNIIDLTAKALDNSRKIAHGLFPPVLEKFGLHAGIEELCLEFESSKSVKVDYQNTIQFDEKYKDKHLHVFRILQELMNNSLRHGKATQISISFEDKNGINTGAYSDNGIGFDNDNADNLKGLGMKNIESRISFLNGTLYVNSAINKGVSIVFTF, encoded by the coding sequence ATGAATTTCAATCTAATTCCAGAAAGTGAGATTGTGGCTGCAATTATATTTGGATGTTTGTCATTCATACTAATGGGAGTTGTTTTTGTATTATTTTTTTATTTCTCAAGAAAGAAAATTATAAAAGAACAATTAGAAAAAAAAGATTTAGAAATTCAATATCAAAAGGAACAGGTTCAAGCAGTTATTATAACACAAGAAGAAGAACGTAAGCGGATTGCACAAGATTTACATGATGATATTAGTTCTAAGCTTAATGTTGTTTCATTAAATAGTTATCTATTAAGAGCTTCAAATCTAACAGAAAAAGAAGTAATAGAGATTACAGGGAATATTATAGATTTAACTGCTAAAGCTCTGGATAATTCTAGAAAAATTGCTCATGGTTTATTTCCTCCAGTTTTAGAAAAATTTGGCTTGCATGCAGGTATAGAAGAGTTATGTTTAGAGTTTGAAAGCAGTAAATCTGTAAAGGTAGATTATCAAAATACAATTCAATTTGATGAAAAATATAAAGACAAACATTTACATGTTTTTAGAATTTTACAAGAATTGATGAATAATTCATTGCGGCACGGAAAGGCCACGCAGATTTCAATTTCTTTTGAAGATAAAAATGGAATAAATACAGGGGCATATTCTGATAACGGAATTGGTTTTGATAACGATAATGCTGATAATCTAAAAGGGCTTGGAATGAAGAACATAGAAAGTAGAATCTCTTTTTTAAACGGAACTTTGTACGTAAATTCAGCTATAAATAAAGGCGTTTCAATTGTTTTTACTTTTTAG
- a CDS encoding asparagine synthetase B: MKYYIACVFFFLLSFNGRASYILLPMDETTQQNHLKAYGITYWCLSKNYKASWLLNYRGGSFLLPDAEEIRKECKIRGVSFEVLSDSEENSILNEISSPSQNMETVILEKAPKIAVYTPKGKQPWDDAVTLVLTYAEIPFTPIYDEEVLSDQLLLYDWLHLHHEDFTGQYGKFYAAYKNTPWYIEQKKNTEELAAKLGYDKVSKEKGAVAKKIRDFVIGGGFMFAMCSATDSFDIALAADGVDICEAMFDGDASEPNYQSKLNYANSFAFRDFTLERKPEVYEFSDIDMTPKRRVSMEKDYFTLMEFSAKWDPIPSMLCQNHTQLVKGFMGQTTSFDAAFVKSSALVMGTCEINGEVRYIHGEKGKGMFTFFGGHDPEDYQHKVGDPPTVLDLHPNSPGYRLILNNVLFPAAKKKKLKT, from the coding sequence ATGAAATATTATATTGCTTGTGTTTTCTTCTTTTTATTATCGTTCAATGGCAGGGCTTCGTATATTTTACTTCCTATGGATGAAACAACGCAGCAAAATCATTTAAAAGCTTATGGGATAACGTATTGGTGTTTAAGTAAAAACTACAAAGCTAGTTGGCTACTTAATTATAGAGGAGGTTCATTCTTATTACCAGATGCTGAAGAGATTCGAAAAGAATGTAAAATCCGTGGCGTTAGTTTTGAAGTACTGTCAGATAGCGAAGAAAATTCTATTTTGAATGAAATTTCAAGTCCTTCTCAGAATATGGAAACTGTTATTCTGGAGAAAGCTCCCAAGATAGCAGTTTATACACCAAAAGGGAAGCAACCATGGGATGATGCGGTAACACTGGTTTTGACATATGCAGAAATACCTTTTACACCTATTTATGATGAAGAAGTATTAAGTGACCAATTGTTATTATATGATTGGCTGCATTTGCACCACGAAGATTTTACTGGACAATATGGCAAATTTTATGCTGCTTATAAAAATACACCGTGGTATATAGAGCAAAAGAAAAATACAGAGGAATTAGCTGCGAAATTAGGATATGATAAAGTATCAAAAGAAAAAGGAGCTGTTGCTAAAAAAATTAGAGATTTTGTTATTGGAGGAGGGTTTATGTTTGCAATGTGTTCAGCAACAGATAGCTTTGATATAGCCTTAGCTGCGGATGGTGTCGATATTTGTGAAGCAATGTTTGATGGAGATGCGAGTGAACCAAACTACCAATCGAAACTTAATTATGCTAATTCATTTGCTTTTAGAGATTTTACTTTAGAGCGTAAACCTGAAGTATATGAATTCTCAGATATAGACATGACTCCCAAAAGACGTGTTTCAATGGAAAAAGATTATTTTACTTTAATGGAATTTTCGGCAAAATGGGATCCAATTCCTAGTATGTTGTGTCAAAATCATACACAGTTAGTAAAAGGATTTATGGGGCAAACAACATCATTTGATGCTGCTTTTGTCAAATCGAGTGCTTTAGTTATGGGAACATGTGAGATTAATGGCGAGGTACGATATATTCATGGAGAAAAAGGGAAAGGAATGTTTACTTTTTTTGGAGGTCATGATCCCGAAGATTATCAGCATAAAGTAGGAGATCCACCAACAGTTTTAGATTTACATCCAAATTCACCTGGATACCGCTTAATTCTTAATAATGTTTTATTTCCTGCTGCAAAAAAGAAAAAACTTAAGACTTAA
- a CDS encoding ABC transporter substrate-binding protein, which produces MQTIGILLARSNYYQTIGFDLYEGLRSGLKHLGQNEIKIVTENIGFGTDKQQCYRSAEKLLLEENASIIIAYIGHRTAQLLRPLFLAANKILIVLDAGANMPNEWPACPNIFYHSLHNALGTSLAAKEATNDGYKNAGMVTGYYDGGYLHTCSIKTFQDTGGAILFNHATGYQTDDFTMEPLKEHLSNYPDSALLSIFSGDYIEWYFEHIKKIFEGENLPVYLPPFGLEETMLSNSIYPGKNVKGIAAWSKKIKTPENQLFVETISELGRTPNLFSLLSWESATIVLKTLELIKKHKNNITNIAKDLHSFTFTSPRGLIYFDSNTNTSISPLYKVTVISNADGKCELQLEGEVIEVNEYYKKLTNQDLNQATSAWHNSYVCI; this is translated from the coding sequence ATGCAAACTATAGGAATTTTGCTAGCACGATCTAACTACTATCAAACCATAGGTTTTGATTTATATGAGGGTCTTCGCTCTGGATTAAAACATTTAGGGCAAAATGAAATTAAAATCGTCACTGAGAATATAGGGTTTGGAACTGATAAACAACAATGTTATCGTAGTGCCGAAAAGCTTTTACTAGAAGAAAATGCATCAATTATAATTGCATACATAGGGCATCGCACGGCACAACTATTACGTCCTCTTTTTCTTGCTGCTAATAAAATATTGATTGTTTTAGATGCAGGAGCAAATATGCCAAATGAATGGCCAGCCTGTCCAAATATTTTTTATCATTCCCTGCATAATGCTTTAGGAACGTCGCTTGCTGCTAAAGAAGCAACAAATGATGGTTATAAAAATGCTGGTATGGTAACAGGCTATTATGATGGTGGATATTTACATACCTGTAGTATTAAAACATTTCAAGATACTGGGGGAGCAATCTTGTTTAATCATGCAACGGGTTACCAAACTGATGATTTTACGATGGAACCCTTAAAAGAACATTTAAGTAATTACCCTGATAGTGCATTATTAAGCATCTTTAGTGGAGACTATATTGAATGGTATTTTGAACATATCAAAAAGATTTTTGAGGGAGAAAATTTGCCCGTTTATTTACCTCCATTTGGTTTAGAAGAAACGATGTTAAGCAATTCAATTTATCCTGGTAAAAATGTAAAAGGGATTGCAGCTTGGTCAAAAAAAATAAAAACGCCAGAAAATCAACTATTTGTTGAAACAATAAGTGAATTAGGCAGAACACCTAATCTCTTCTCCTTGCTAAGTTGGGAAAGTGCAACTATTGTCTTAAAAACATTAGAGCTAATTAAAAAACATAAAAACAATATAACAAATATTGCTAAAGACCTTCACTCGTTCACATTTACGAGTCCAAGAGGTCTAATTTATTTTGATTCAAATACTAATACATCTATCTCCCCTTTATATAAAGTAACTGTTATTTCAAATGCTGATGGCAAATGTGAATTACAACTAGAAGGAGAAGTAATAGAGGTAAACGAATATTATAAAAAGCTAACAAACCAAGACTTGAATCAGGCTACTTCTGCTTGGCACAACAGTTATGTCTGTATCTAA
- a CDS encoding response regulator transcription factor: protein MKTPIKIILVDDEVLFRKGIIFLLEREENLEVVYEASNGSELITYLNKSSSQPDIIIIDLKMPILNGVEATKIIHKKFPEIKIIALTSYDTKSFVANMLQVGAVSYLIKNATPRDLIFTINEVSTKGYYYNENVLKIIQEIAKAGKNTRCNLDTNFLSAREIEVLRLICLQKSTAEIAEELFISPRTVEGHRNNLLLKTESRNTAGLVVYAIQNKIAALAN, encoded by the coding sequence ATGAAAACCCCCATAAAAATAATTTTAGTTGATGATGAAGTTTTATTCCGCAAAGGAATTATCTTTTTATTGGAACGAGAAGAAAATTTGGAGGTTGTTTATGAGGCATCAAATGGGAGCGAATTGATAACTTATCTCAATAAGTCATCTAGTCAACCAGATATTATTATTATCGATTTAAAGATGCCAATTTTAAATGGAGTAGAAGCTACCAAAATTATTCATAAAAAATTCCCTGAGATAAAAATTATTGCTTTGACAAGTTATGATACCAAATCTTTTGTTGCAAATATGTTACAAGTAGGTGCTGTTTCTTATCTAATAAAGAATGCAACACCAAGAGATTTAATCTTTACAATTAATGAAGTGAGTACCAAAGGGTATTATTATAATGAAAACGTGCTTAAAATTATTCAAGAAATAGCAAAAGCTGGTAAAAATACTAGGTGCAATTTAGATACTAATTTTCTTTCAGCTCGTGAAATCGAAGTACTACGATTAATCTGCTTGCAAAAAAGTACAGCTGAAATAGCAGAAGAACTTTTTATTAGTCCTAGAACTGTAGAAGGACATCGTAATAATTTATTATTAAAAACGGAATCTAGAAATACAGCAGGTTTGGTTGTTTATGCAATTCAAAATAAAATCGCAGCTCTTGCTAATTGA
- a CDS encoding phage tail protein, whose amino-acid sequence MSTEPFVGEIKILAFNFAPRGYMTCQGQIIGIQQNTALFSLIGTYYGGNGQTTFALPNLQGRMPIGQGQSSLGASFVMGQALGTTSVSILTANMPAHVHTLNGVSVKIKASTANADETSPNGNFPAVSQNPSYSGNGATNNIYSGGTAITGTTDITGSGIPIDVSNPYLTINFSIATQGIFPSRN is encoded by the coding sequence ATGTCTACAGAACCATTTGTCGGAGAAATTAAGATTTTAGCATTCAATTTTGCTCCTAGAGGCTACATGACCTGCCAAGGTCAGATTATTGGTATCCAACAAAACACAGCACTATTCTCTCTCATAGGCACTTACTATGGTGGAAATGGTCAAACAACATTTGCACTTCCTAATTTACAAGGCCGCATGCCCATTGGACAAGGACAAAGCTCTTTAGGAGCAAGTTTCGTAATGGGTCAAGCCTTAGGAACAACGTCTGTTTCAATATTAACAGCAAACATGCCAGCACACGTTCACACTTTAAATGGTGTATCTGTAAAAATTAAGGCTTCAACAGCCAATGCAGATGAAACGTCGCCAAATGGTAATTTTCCAGCAGTTTCTCAAAACCCAAGTTATTCTGGAAATGGAGCCACTAATAATATTTATAGTGGCGGAACTGCAATTACAGGAACTACAGATATAACAGGATCAGGTATACCAATTGATGTGTCCAATCCTTATTTAACAATAAATTTCTCAATTGCTACACAAGGAATTTTCCCAAGTAGAAACTAA
- a CDS encoding endonuclease/exonuclease/phosphatase family protein, which yields MKIQFTALFLLLTTFLYAQTKILSWNIENFGKSKSDQEISTIANTVKNHDIIAIQEVVAGHGGSQAVARLADELNRKGAKWDYSISNPTSSSAYKTERYAFIWKTNKVKLKGKPWLEKQYEKQIDREPYFATFEKDGKNFTIVSFHAITKSKQPETEIKHFKFLPQQYPNLNLIFVGDFNCPQSHTVFNPLKKIGYVPILENQKTSLKQKCVNNQCLASEFDNIFYHSSKLEIINKGIIHFYKDFDSLKEARKVSDHIPIWMEFSLN from the coding sequence ATGAAAATCCAGTTTACTGCCCTATTTCTTCTACTAACAACATTCCTATACGCACAAACTAAAATCCTTTCTTGGAATATTGAAAATTTTGGCAAATCTAAATCAGACCAAGAAATTAGCACTATTGCCAACACAGTCAAAAATCATGATATTATTGCAATTCAAGAAGTTGTAGCAGGCCATGGAGGCTCACAAGCAGTAGCTAGACTAGCAGATGAACTAAATCGAAAAGGGGCTAAATGGGATTATTCTATCAGTAATCCCACAAGTAGTAGTGCATACAAAACGGAACGATATGCTTTTATCTGGAAAACTAATAAGGTAAAACTAAAAGGAAAGCCTTGGCTTGAAAAGCAATATGAGAAACAAATAGATCGTGAACCTTACTTTGCTACTTTCGAGAAGGATGGCAAAAACTTCACGATTGTAAGCTTCCATGCCATTACAAAAAGTAAACAACCTGAAACTGAAATTAAACATTTCAAATTTTTACCTCAACAATATCCTAATCTAAATTTGATTTTTGTAGGCGACTTTAACTGTCCTCAATCACATACTGTTTTTAATCCATTGAAGAAGATTGGATATGTACCCATTTTAGAAAATCAAAAAACTTCTTTGAAACAAAAATGCGTTAATAACCAATGTTTAGCCTCAGAATTTGATAATATTTTTTATCATTCATCAAAACTGGAAATAATAAACAAAGGAATAATTCATTTCTACAAAGATTTTGATTCTTTGAAAGAAGCAAGAAAAGTATCTGATCACATTCCGATATGGATGGAGTTTTCTTTAAACTAA